Proteins encoded within one genomic window of Eurosta solidaginis isolate ZX-2024a chromosome 1, ASM4086904v1, whole genome shotgun sequence:
- the LOC137236526 gene encoding cell division cycle 5-related protein-like has protein sequence MPRIMIKGGVWRNTEDEILKAAVMNYGKNQWSRIASLLHRKSAKQCKARWYEWLDPNIKAEWSREEDDKFLHFVGGERFNIFQGCVNAGTSTLILRGSVEQFLEETELRYMML, from the exons atgccgcgaattatgataaaaggtggtgtgtggagaaacactgag gatgaaatcctcaaagcagctgtaatgaactatggcaaaaaccagtggtcacgtattgcatcactgctgcaccgcaaatctgccaagcaatgtaaggcacgctggtacgaatggcttgatcctaacATAAAAGcagaatggtcacgggaggaggatgacaagtttttgcattttgttggtggtgaacgtttcaacattttccaag gttgcgttaatgctggaacaagtacattgattttacgtggcagtgttgaacaatttttggaagaaactgagcttcgttacatgatgctataa